GGATGTTCTCCGAGGGCGCATCCACATCGTTCTGAATGAAGTCCAGCGTGGACTTGATGGCACCGCAGCCGGAGTGGCCCATCACCACCGCCAGGCGGGTCCCGAAGGTGGCGGCGGCGTACTCCACGCTCCCCACCAGCGAGGGCGCCACGACGTTGCCGGCCACGCGGATGACGAAGAGGTCTCCCAATCCCTGGTCGAAGACCATTCCCGCCGGCACGCGGGAGTCGGAGCACGAGAGGATGATGGCGAACGGATTCTGCCCGGCCACCAGCGCGGCGCGCGCGGCCTGCCCGGACGCGACGTCCAGGCTGCGCACGTTCTGGTAGAAGCGGCGATTGCCCTCCCGCAGACGCTCGAGGGCCTGCGCAGCGGGCAGTGGGGCGGGGGCAACTCCAGCGACGGGCATGTCCGGCCTCCTCCTCTCCATGTGTGGTGCCGCCCGGAGGGATTCGCACCTGACGCCCGGCCGCCTGCCCTGGTCGCTCCCAGGGAGTCCCGCTCGCCGCCTCGCGCTCCTCAATGAGGGGGTTCGGCCGGGTGCTCGCCAACGGATGGCACGGGAGGAGCCGGCATGGCGGGCTCCTCCGGGGGAATCCGGTCCCTCGACGGCCCACCGCCTCCTCGCGGACGGCCCCGGGGCAGGCCCTCGCGCCGGCGCCAGGCCCGCGCCAGCAGCGCCGCGGCCACCAGCACGCCCAACAGGAACAACACCAGCAGCCCCAGCAGCCAGAGGAAGATGTGATTCACCAGGCCCGTGGCCCGCTCGAAGGCGTGGTCCACCCAACCCCGGGCCAGGGGATCCATCTGCGCCAGCGTCTCCACGCGCTCGGAGTGGAGCGACGCCAGCACGGCCACGCGCTCGCCCCGCACGTCATCCATCACCGCCTGACGCTCGGAGGAGATGAAGTCCTGCAAGGCCTCGCGCTCGCGAGTCACCAGCGCGGGCGTGTGGGCGGCCAGCGCCCCCACGCGCTCGAGCACGTCCACCGTACGGTCCAGCTCGTTCAACACGGGGCCCAGGGCCGGTGCTGCCCCCAGGAGCTCCTGGGTGGCGATCTCCGCCTGCCAACGGGCCTGCCGGGGCAGACTGCCCGCGTACAGGTCCACCCGCGTGAGTAGATCCTGCGTGTCCTGGAGGGCCCCGGCCGCCGCTCCCATCAGGCCCACCCCGGAGCGGTCCGTGAAGTCGGCCAGCAGGGGCACGGTGGACTCGCGTGTGACGAGCGGACCCGTCAAGGGGTGCTCCGCGGCCCATTGGTGGACCGTCTCCCGCAGGTTGGACACGTCCTGGCGGCCCGACAGCTCGCGCCAGAGCGCCTCCACCTCCGACTCCAACTCTCGGAGCGATCGCGCGAACGTGGCCCGCATCTCCGGCGCGGCATTCTCCGGCAACGCCTGCTCGAGCTGCGCCAGCAACGCCCAGCCGTCGATCAGCGCCGCCACCGGATCCGGCTGGAGGAGTGCCGACTGCATGACGGGCACCGCGTTGCTCTTGAAGCGGAGCATCGCCTCGCGAATCTCGGCCGAGTCGGAGCGCTCGGCGGCGACGTCCGCGGTGGCCTCGAGGACGCCCGGGAAGCGGCGCGCCATGTCGCGAACGCGGATGCGCAGCTCGCCCACGGACATGTTGGATCTGCCCACGCGCTCGAGCAGGGGCGAGCGCGGCTTCAACAGGGAACAGGCCGGCATCAGCGCCAGCAACAGGACCGGGAACAGGAGACGCGGGAGCCGAGGGAAGGTGCGCATGGGAGGGACCGGCTCCCCAGCATGCACACCCCCTCCCGCTCCGCCGAGAGGCCCCGGGGGGAGAGGCGGCGTCACGCTCCGGACGCCCGGTGGCCCTAACGGATGGTCGCGGCCTGCGAGGCCGTGCTCAGGCCGCCTCCGGACACCTCCACCGTCGCGGCCCCTGGCTGCGAGGACCGGATGAAGAAGCTCGCCTCCGCCTGCGGGTTCGAGAGGTTCAAGGTGGTGAGGCTCTCGGTGCAACCCGCGTCCGTGTAGAAGGTGACGCCCGAGGCCGCCACGCCCGAGGCCGCCACGGTGAACGCATCCGGGTCCGCCGGGCGCACGAGGTTGCCGTTCTCGTCCTGGCTCTGCACGGTGACCTTGCCGGAGCAGGCCCCCATCGCGAAGTCCTGCGCCGAGGTGAGGAACACGAGCCTCGACGCCGACTTCGTGGGGGACACGTCGATGTCGTACAGGTGCCGGGACTCATCCCGGGTGTAGCCCGCACCGGAGAAGAGATTCGCGGTGATGATGTTGCCCGTGCCCGAGTCCGAGATGGCGGCCTGGTAGTACGGGTTGAGCACCGCGCCCCCGTGACGGACGTCGTTCCCGGCCACCCGGATGAGCGTCTTCTCCGCGGGCGGTTCGAAGGCCTCTCCCTCGTACTGGGAGAGGGAGATGCCGACGTCGTTGTCGGTGAGGGTGTTGCCCTCGATGACGAGT
This is a stretch of genomic DNA from Archangium violaceum. It encodes these proteins:
- a CDS encoding chemotaxis protein: MRTFPRLPRLLFPVLLLALMPACSLLKPRSPLLERVGRSNMSVGELRIRVRDMARRFPGVLEATADVAAERSDSAEIREAMLRFKSNAVPVMQSALLQPDPVAALIDGWALLAQLEQALPENAAPEMRATFARSLRELESEVEALWRELSGRQDVSNLRETVHQWAAEHPLTGPLVTRESTVPLLADFTDRSGVGLMGAAAGALQDTQDLLTRVDLYAGSLPRQARWQAEIATQELLGAAPALGPVLNELDRTVDVLERVGALAAHTPALVTREREALQDFISSERQAVMDDVRGERVAVLASLHSERVETLAQMDPLARGWVDHAFERATGLVNHIFLWLLGLLVLFLLGVLVAAALLARAWRRREGLPRGRPRGGGGPSRDRIPPEEPAMPAPPVPSVGEHPAEPPH
- a CDS encoding carbonic anhydrase, with amino-acid sequence MPVAGVAPAPLPAAQALERLREGNRRFYQNVRSLDVASGQAARAALVAGQNPFAIILSCSDSRVPAGMVFDQGLGDLFVIRVAGNVVAPSLVGSVEYAAATFGTRLAVVMGHSGCGAIKSTLDFIQNDVDAPSENIHDLLERCRPAVESVVEVAGPGADKERLLRAAVRANVRQSCAHLRHGSRLLERLILEEGMWIVGAEYSLETGQVDFFEGHEHHRILGEPAGVPVV